Proteins encoded together in one Balaenoptera musculus isolate JJ_BM4_2016_0621 chromosome 6, mBalMus1.pri.v3, whole genome shotgun sequence window:
- the LOC118896401 gene encoding LOW QUALITY PROTEIN: olfactory receptor 13D1-like (The sequence of the model RefSeq protein was modified relative to this genomic sequence to represent the inferred CDS: inserted 1 base in 1 codon; substituted 1 base at 1 genomic stop codon), translating to MDRTNRTEIEFILQGLSEYPRAEKLLFVMCLVMYLVILLGNSTXIILTLLDFCLHTPMYFFLGNLSFLDIWYTSSFIPSSLIHFLSEKKTISFTRCVVQMSVSYTMGSTECVLLAVTAYNYYVGICIPLRYTIIMSKALCIQMAAPSWGLGFLNSLTETIVAIRSPFCGKNVINHFVCEILAFVKLGCTDISLNMITKMLSDVIFLFAPLLLVXSYIFILSTVLRINSAGGRKKAFSTCSAHVTVVTVFYGSILLMYMKPNSKDSASDKLIALFYGVVTLMLNPTMLND from the exons atggacAGGACCAATCGGACAGAGATTGAGTTCATTCTACAGGGACTTTCTGAGTACCCAAGAGCCGAAAAACTCCTTTTTGTGATGTGCTTGGTGATGTACCTGGTAATCCTCCTGGGGAACAGCACATAGATCATCCTCACTCTCCTGGATTTCTGCCTTCACACCCCTATGTACTTCTTCCTTGGTAATCTTTCCTTCCTTGACATTTGGTACACATCCTCCTTTATCCCCTCATCGCTGATACACTTTCTATCAGAGAAAAAAACCATCTCCTTCACTAGATGTGTTGTTCAGATGTCTGTCTCTTACACTATGGGGTCTACAGAGTGTGTGCTCCTAGCAGTGACGGCATATAACTATTATGTAGGCATCTGCATCCCTTTGAGATACACCATCATCATGAGCAAGGCACTTTGTATTCAGATGGCAGCTCCCTCCTGGGGATTGGGCTTTCTCAACTCATTGACAGAAACAATTGTAGCAATACGGTCACCCTTCTGTGGAAAAAATGTCATCAATCATTTTGTTTGTGAAATATTGGCTTTTGTCAAGCTGGGTTGCACAGATATTTCCTTGAATATGATTACTAAAATGTTGAGcgatgtaatatttttgtttgctcCATTACTGTTGG TCTCCTACATTTTCATCCTTTCTACTGTACTAAGAATCAATTCagctgggggaagaaaaaaggcTTTTTCCACCTGCTCAGCCCACGTAACAGTGGTGACTGTGTTTTATGGGTCAATCCTCTTAATGTATATGAAGCCAAATTCCAAAGACTCTGCTTCTGACAAACTGATTGCCCTGTTCTATGGAGTAGTCACACTCATGCTCAATCCTACCATGCTCAATGACTGA
- the LOC118896403 gene encoding olfactory receptor 13C9-like produces MTKDPKEDIAHELNERFHVTSSKRQRPVIEPVHSEKGFSEAGVEQRGRKLQLLVGVGPQHLRLPPSYLYVLLPGNLSSLDICYTTTSIPSTLVSFLLERKKISFSSCALQMFLGLAMGTTECVLLGMMAFDRYVAICNPWIIGAVNSAVQTVFVVQLPFCRNNVIHHFSCEILTVMKLACADISGDEFIMFVAVILFTLVPLLLIVISYSLIISSILKIHTSEGRSKAFSTCLAHLIIFSGTILFMYMKPKSKEPLNSDVLDAIDKLISMFYGVMTPMMNPLISLRNKDVKEAVTHLSNRRFFNK; encoded by the exons ATGACTAAG GATCCAAAAGAGGATATAGCACATGAGTTAAATGAGCGGTTCCATGTTACATCAAGTAAGAG ACAGAGGCCTGTCATCGAGCCGGTCCACTCAGAGAAGGGTTTCAGTGAGGCCGGAGTGGAGCAGCGTGGACGGAAGCTACAGCTTTTAGTGGGTGTGGGCCCCCAG CATCTGAGACTCCCACCTTCATACCTCTATGTACTTCTTCCTGGGAACCTCTCCTCCTTGGACATCTGCTACACCACCACCTCCATTCCCTCCACACTGGTGAGCTTCctcttggaaagaaagaagatctCCTTCTCTAGCTGTGCATTGCAGATGTTCCTTGGCTTGGCCATGGGGACAACAGAGTGTGTGCTCCTGGGCATGATGGCCTTTGACCGGTATGTGGCTATCTGCAACCCCTGGATCATAGGAGCTGTCAACTCTGCAGTACAAACTGTGTTTGTGGTACAGTTGCCCTTCTGCAGGAATAATGTCATCCATCATTTCTCCTGTGAAATTCTGACTGTCATGAAATTGGCCTGTGCTGACATCTCAGGCGATGAGTTCATCATGTTTGTGGCTGTGATATTGTTCACATTGGTGCCCCTGCTCTTGATTGTCATCTCTTACTCATTAATCATTTCCAGCATCCTGAAAATCCACACTTCTGAGGGGAGAAGCAAAGCCTTCTCTACCTGCTTGGCTCATCTGATAATATTCTCTGGAACTATTCTCTTCATGTACATGAAGCCCAAGTCTAAAGAGCCACTTAATTCAGATGTCTTGGATGCTATTGACAAACTTATATCCATGTTCTATGGGGTGATGACTCCCATGATGAATCCTTTAATCAGTCTCAGAAACAAGGATGTGAAGGAAGCAGTAACACATCTATCTAACAGAAGGTTCTTTAACAAGTGA